A window of Dorea formicigenerans contains these coding sequences:
- the sdaAA gene encoding L-serine ammonia-lyase, iron-sulfur-dependent, subunit alpha produces the protein MAYQSVEEIQKRCEKEGIPFWKAVQLEDCEENGITEEESWQQMTLMWTRMKESVDAYDSCERSRSGLVGKEGGLMDQYRLKENTLCGDFVSKVIANALKMGCNNACMKRIVAAPTAGACGVMPAVLVTYCREYGVDEDCMIEAMYVAAGIGQVIANRASLAGASGGCQAEIGSGSGMTAAAICAVRGGSAVQMGHACAMALKNLMGLVCDPVAGLVEVPCVKRNVGGAVNALAAADMSLAGIISQIPVDQVIDAMGEVGMKMDVSLRETSLGGVAVSPRGLEIAESLGL, from the coding sequence ATGGCATATCAGTCAGTGGAAGAAATACAGAAGCGATGTGAAAAAGAGGGCATTCCTTTTTGGAAAGCAGTTCAGCTTGAAGATTGTGAGGAAAATGGTATTACGGAAGAAGAATCTTGGCAGCAGATGACTTTGATGTGGACTAGGATGAAGGAAAGCGTAGATGCATATGATTCTTGTGAACGATCTAGAAGTGGTCTTGTAGGAAAAGAAGGTGGACTTATGGATCAGTATCGTCTAAAGGAAAATACGCTTTGTGGTGATTTTGTATCAAAAGTTATTGCAAATGCTTTAAAAATGGGCTGCAATAATGCCTGTATGAAAAGAATCGTAGCGGCTCCGACTGCCGGGGCATGTGGCGTGATGCCGGCGGTTCTTGTGACGTATTGTAGAGAGTATGGAGTAGATGAAGACTGTATGATCGAAGCTATGTATGTAGCGGCAGGAATCGGGCAGGTCATTGCAAACCGAGCATCTCTGGCTGGGGCATCTGGAGGCTGTCAGGCAGAAATTGGTTCAGGATCTGGAATGACAGCGGCAGCAATCTGTGCAGTCAGAGGAGGAAGTGCTGTTCAGATGGGGCACGCTTGTGCGATGGCACTCAAGAATCTGATGGGACTTGTATGTGATCCGGTAGCAGGGCTTGTAGAAGTTCCGTGTGTAAAAAGAAATGTAGGCGGTGCAGTCAATGCACTGGCGGCAGCAGATATGTCGCTGGCTGGAATTATCAGCCAGATTCCAGTAGATCAGGTTATTGATGCAATGGGCGAAGTTGGAATGAAAATGGATGTAAGTCTCAGAGAGACAAGTCTTGGTGGAGTTGCTGTCAGTCCAAGAGGATTAGAAATTGCAGAGTCACTTGGACTGTAG
- a CDS encoding M42 family metallopeptidase, which produces MNFEQYQNYLIDTATSLLSIDSTSGFTAKVTDYLIDTVKELGYPVYKNNIGNVIVTVEGKDDSEPVALSAHVDTLGLMVRSITSDGQLMLTSIGSPLLPSLDGEYCNIHTRGGNVYTGTILSLSPAVHVFPDAFSRDRDEQNMAVRIDEIVHSKADVEALGIHAGDFVCYDPKTTFTKSGFFKSRFIDDKACSALELTLLKIMKDYDIKPKHKTYICFSTHEEIGYGGATLPKDIKELLVVDMGCVGLDLTCTEEQVSICAKDSSGPYDYEMTTRLVNLAKKHHIDAVTDIYPRYSSDAFAAWKAGYDTRAALIGPGVHASHGMERTHIKGLMGTLKLCAAYLELIP; this is translated from the coding sequence ATGAATTTTGAACAATATCAGAATTATCTGATCGACACAGCAACTTCTCTTCTGTCCATCGACAGTACCAGTGGATTTACAGCAAAAGTAACTGACTATTTGATTGATACAGTAAAAGAACTGGGGTATCCTGTTTATAAGAACAATATTGGTAATGTTATTGTAACCGTAGAAGGTAAAGATGACTCTGAACCAGTCGCCTTGTCTGCACATGTAGATACACTTGGACTTATGGTTCGTTCTATTACATCTGACGGACAGCTTATGCTCACCTCCATCGGCTCTCCACTACTTCCATCACTTGACGGTGAGTATTGTAATATCCACACAAGAGGCGGAAATGTTTACACCGGAACCATCCTTTCTCTGTCACCGGCAGTCCACGTATTTCCGGATGCTTTTTCCCGAGACAGAGATGAACAGAATATGGCAGTCCGCATTGACGAGATTGTACATTCGAAAGCAGATGTCGAAGCACTCGGAATCCATGCTGGTGATTTTGTATGCTACGACCCAAAGACAACATTTACAAAGAGCGGATTTTTCAAATCACGCTTCATTGATGATAAAGCTTGTTCTGCACTGGAACTCACACTTTTAAAAATCATGAAAGACTACGACATAAAACCAAAGCATAAGACATATATCTGTTTCTCTACACATGAAGAAATCGGATACGGCGGAGCTACTCTTCCAAAAGATATCAAAGAACTTCTCGTTGTAGATATGGGCTGTGTTGGTCTTGATCTGACATGCACGGAAGAGCAAGTATCTATCTGTGCAAAAGATTCTTCTGGTCCTTATGACTACGAGATGACAACCAGACTTGTAAACCTTGCCAAGAAGCATCATATCGACGCTGTAACAGATATCTATCCGCGTTACAGTTCTGATGCATTTGCTGCATGGAAAGCTGGTTATGATACACGCGCCGCCCTCATTGGACCGGGCGTACATGCTTCCCACGGTATGGAGCGCACACACATCAAAGGACTTATGGGAACCTTAAAACTTTGCGCCGCATATCTCGAGCTGATTCCATAA
- a CDS encoding DUF819 domain-containing protein — protein sequence MKTLISSTEGLLFVILLMVAFALWLQRYKVFRSLGPVLTVVIIGIVLSNTHVVPISHDLYSSISTYCVQAGISICLLSMNVTELKKLNRQPVIALVSAIFSVCIVAIGLGIIFAPQITEGWKCAGMFVGTYTGGTPNLTAIATGVDCSRETLAAANAADYVVSTPLMVLMFAAPAIFKASKRWNKLWPYSFTEEELDEGEHKPLMSDKEWSIKDIAWLLTIGFGVAFITTAIAQRIFPDTFWKAGRLLMVTTISICLAQLKPVKKLRGNLDLGLFISLCFLATIGFAVDLREFVGSAFMMTLYVFLMLIGCTVLHFLICRLFKIKYEYVLLSMVGCIVDGPTASLTAAGGNWKSLINVGLIMGVIAGACGNYVGIFVAYVVKAICGL from the coding sequence ATGAAAACTTTAATTTCAAGTACAGAGGGTCTGTTATTTGTAATTTTACTTATGGTAGCATTCGCACTTTGGCTTCAGAGGTACAAGGTATTCCGTTCACTGGGACCAGTACTGACAGTTGTAATCATCGGAATCGTACTTTCTAACACACATGTTGTGCCGATATCACATGATTTGTACAGCTCAATTTCTACTTATTGTGTACAGGCAGGAATTTCCATCTGTCTGTTAAGCATGAATGTGACAGAGCTTAAGAAGCTGAATCGTCAGCCGGTTATTGCTTTAGTATCTGCAATCTTCTCCGTATGTATCGTGGCAATTGGTCTTGGTATCATCTTTGCACCACAGATTACAGAAGGATGGAAATGTGCAGGAATGTTCGTAGGAACATACACAGGAGGAACACCGAACTTAACGGCAATTGCGACAGGAGTTGACTGTTCAAGAGAGACACTTGCAGCAGCAAATGCAGCAGACTATGTAGTATCTACACCACTGATGGTTCTGATGTTTGCAGCACCGGCTATTTTCAAAGCTTCTAAGAGATGGAATAAATTATGGCCATACTCATTTACAGAGGAAGAGCTTGATGAAGGTGAGCATAAGCCACTGATGTCCGATAAAGAATGGTCCATCAAAGATATAGCATGGCTTCTTACAATCGGATTTGGTGTAGCATTTATTACAACAGCAATTGCACAGCGCATTTTCCCGGATACATTCTGGAAAGCAGGAAGACTCCTTATGGTTACAACAATTTCTATCTGTCTTGCACAGTTAAAACCAGTGAAGAAACTTCGTGGTAACCTGGACCTTGGACTTTTCATTTCCCTGTGCTTCCTTGCAACAATCGGATTTGCAGTAGATTTAAGAGAGTTCGTAGGATCAGCATTTATGATGACATTATATGTATTCCTGATGTTAATCGGATGTACAGTATTACATTTCCTAATCTGCCGTTTGTTCAAGATCAAATACGAGTATGTACTTCTTTCTATGGTAGGATGTATCGTAGACGGACCGACAGCATCTCTGACAGCAGCAGGTGGAAACTGGAAATCATTGATTAATGTCGGATTGATCATGGGAGTTATCGCCGGAGCATGTGGAAACTATGTCGGAATATTTGTCGCCTATGTGGTTAAGGCTATATGCGGCCTATAG
- a CDS encoding GntR family transcriptional regulator, with protein MAKLRYRTLRENVVDEIRMKILNREYEPGMRIVEQNLSDELGVSRGPIREALRQLEQEGLVEYVRNVGCSVKQVTLEDIYEIYLLRATYEQVAVRTYEGQLSDEDLAQMESIVEEMKIFGEDDLGDLVDCDCRFHQVIVEKAGLNRLLKAWTELNYGNIVCYFAGNSDRKEAANRQHDIHERLLNVFRSKDEETICNAISEHYMKTVKRLIKEGSMSDESFKYKV; from the coding sequence ATGGCAAAATTAAGATATCGTACATTGAGAGAAAATGTTGTAGATGAAATTCGGATGAAAATCTTGAACCGGGAATATGAACCGGGAATGCGAATCGTAGAGCAGAACCTGTCCGATGAACTTGGAGTAAGTCGAGGACCAATCAGAGAAGCTTTGCGTCAGCTGGAACAGGAAGGACTCGTAGAATATGTGAGAAATGTTGGATGTTCGGTCAAGCAGGTTACATTGGAAGATATTTATGAAATCTATCTGCTTCGTGCAACTTATGAGCAGGTAGCAGTTCGAACATATGAGGGACAGCTTTCCGATGAAGATCTTGCACAGATGGAATCCATCGTGGAAGAGATGAAGATTTTTGGTGAGGATGATTTAGGGGATCTTGTAGATTGTGATTGTAGGTTTCACCAAGTAATCGTCGAAAAAGCAGGTCTGAACAGACTTCTGAAAGCCTGGACCGAATTGAATTACGGCAATATTGTCTGCTATTTTGCCGGAAATTCGGACCGGAAGGAAGCGGCAAACCGGCAGCATGATATTCATGAACGACTTTTGAATGTATTTAGGAGTAAAGACGAAGAGACAATCTGCAACGCAATTTCGGAGCATTATATGAAGACAGTAAAGCGTCTGATAAAAGAGGGATCCATGTCAGACGAAAGTTTTAAATATAAAGTGTAG